From Salvia splendens isolate huo1 chromosome 3, SspV2, whole genome shotgun sequence, a single genomic window includes:
- the LOC121793799 gene encoding rapid alkalinization factor-like: MAVAYKLLLPLCLIASILILQASAGAVGWMMPAVRSGCRGTIAECLAGGDDEFELDSESSRRILATSRYISYEALKRNNAPCSRRGASYYNCRPGAQANPYQRGCSAITRCRS, from the coding sequence ATGGCAGTCGCTTACAAATTGCTACTACCACTCTGCCTGATCGCATCAATTCTAATCCTTCAAGCATCGGCAGGTGCCGTGGGATGGATGATGCCGGCGGTGAGATCCGGCTGCAGGGGGACCATCGCTGAGTGCTTGGCCGGCGGAGACGACGAGTTCGAGCTGGATTCGGAGTCCAGCAGGCGCATCCTAGCGACGAGCCGCTACATCAGCTACGAGGCGCTAAAGAGGAACAACGCCCCCTGCTCGCGCCGCGGCGCCTCCTACTACAATTGCCGCCCCGGAGCGCAGGCCAACCCCTACCAGCGCGGCTGCAGCGCCATCACTCGCTGCCGGAGCTGA